The following proteins are co-located in the Gloeocapsa sp. PCC 7428 genome:
- a CDS encoding GNAT family N-acetyltransferase: MMTNPAKHTLQLDDFTMRSLQPADLDALAAIWADPEVTRFLPSRGVPIPRENAEKSLKSFINHWQQRGYGVWAIIENDSARMVGYCGLRYLDEIDEVEVLYGLAKEYWGRGIATQAAKAAVSYGFNVANLDKLIAMALPDNFASRRVIEKAGLQYEKQIHIFNLDVLYYCAKR, from the coding sequence ATGATGACTAACCCTGCCAAGCATACATTACAGCTTGATGATTTCACAATGCGATCGCTGCAACCTGCTGACTTGGATGCGCTAGCCGCAATTTGGGCTGATCCTGAAGTCACGCGCTTTCTTCCTAGCCGAGGAGTCCCAATTCCCAGAGAAAATGCCGAAAAATCGCTGAAATCTTTTATTAATCACTGGCAACAACGCGGCTACGGAGTTTGGGCAATTATCGAAAACGATTCCGCTCGAATGGTTGGCTATTGTGGTTTACGCTATTTAGATGAGATCGACGAGGTTGAAGTTCTTTACGGACTCGCTAAAGAGTATTGGGGGCGAGGAATTGCAACACAAGCAGCAAAAGCAGCCGTTTCTTACGGTTTCAATGTGGCTAACCTCGATAAACTGATTGCGATGGCATTGCCCGATAATTTTGCCTCAAGAAGAGTCATCGAAAAAGCTGGCTTACAGTACGAAAAGCAAATTCATATTTTTAATCTCGATGTTCTCTACTACTGTGCAAAACGATGA
- a CDS encoding class I SAM-dependent methyltransferase gives MTSFPAWYFDEFKMAGVAFHDAAQVEVYDRNQTSSTPEKEQALVTRLEISTNHSVIDLGAGTGNFAIQAALTGAYVYAVDISQSMLSYAQNKAQKTGVTNIKFHQAGFLTYQHQDQQVDFVVTKNALHILPDFWKMAALLRIAALLKPKGVFYLRDAIFSFPPADYEASINEWIRRVAKPEGTGWTAKDFEMHVREEYSTYTWIIEGMLTKAGFEIVEASYNTPTYAEYLCIKSS, from the coding sequence ATGACGTCTTTTCCTGCGTGGTATTTTGATGAGTTTAAAATGGCTGGCGTTGCCTTCCATGATGCAGCCCAAGTTGAAGTTTACGATCGCAATCAAACATCCAGTACGCCAGAAAAAGAGCAAGCTTTGGTTACTCGGTTAGAAATTAGTACCAACCATTCTGTCATCGATCTAGGAGCAGGTACAGGTAATTTTGCGATTCAAGCTGCGCTGACAGGGGCTTATGTCTATGCTGTTGATATTTCACAATCGATGCTCAGCTATGCTCAAAATAAAGCGCAAAAAACCGGCGTGACAAATATCAAATTTCATCAAGCAGGATTTTTGACTTACCAACATCAAGATCAGCAAGTTGATTTTGTTGTCACAAAAAATGCCCTTCACATCTTGCCTGATTTCTGGAAAATGGCGGCTTTACTCAGAATTGCTGCCTTGCTTAAGCCGAAAGGTGTCTTCTACTTGCGAGATGCCATTTTCTCATTTCCACCTGCCGACTATGAAGCATCGATTAATGAATGGATTAGACGAGTTGCCAAACCTGAAGGCACAGGTTGGACAGCCAAAGATTTTGAGATGCACGTGCGCGAGGAATATAGCACGTATACGTGGATTATCGAAGGGATGTTGACCAAAGCAGGGTTTGAGATTGTAGAAGCAAGTTACAATACACCAACCTATGCTGAGTATCTATGCATCAAAAGCAGTTGA
- a CDS encoding response regulator transcription factor codes for MLPLSCQSSTLRVLVADDHELTRFSLKLALANQENIELVGLASNGLEAVEMVQRHHPDVIILDLQMPVMDGLSASNQIKDIAPGTQIIAYSSLEEPKLRESNQLNNMDAFCRKDTSTPELIALVREIGNRNIK; via the coding sequence ATGTTACCCTTGTCTTGCCAGTCTAGTACCCTACGCGTTTTAGTAGCTGATGACCACGAGCTAACCCGCTTTAGCCTCAAGTTAGCATTAGCGAATCAAGAAAATATTGAGTTAGTTGGTTTAGCAAGCAATGGCTTAGAGGCGGTGGAAATGGTACAACGCCATCATCCTGACGTGATCATTCTTGACTTGCAAATGCCAGTCATGGATGGCTTGAGTGCTTCTAACCAAATTAAAGATATTGCTCCAGGTACTCAAATTATTGCTTACTCCTCCTTAGAGGAACCAAAACTACGCGAGAGCAACCAACTTAACAATATGGATGCTTTTTGCCGAAAAGATACATCTACTCCCGAATTAATTGCTTTGGTACGCGAGATCGGCAATCGTAATATTAAATAG
- the ppk1 gene encoding polyphosphate kinase 1, whose translation MPRTKKTATEINLKDPQYYFNRELSWLEFNHRVLHEACDPRTPLLERLKFLAIFSSNLDEFFMVRIAALKEQVAAKVTQLTPDGRTPQEQLDAISQRLRPLVTQQHQHFEQVIRPALAQAGIHILDYIDLNQEQRNYLQDYFEEQIFPVLTPLAIDPSHPFPYISNLSLNLAVVVKNPDTEAEFFARVKVPKALPRFLALPPELGVQAQEQPVHWTGVLLEQVLAHNLESLFPGMNIQEYYLFRITRDSDLELEEDEADDLLQAIEQELRKRRVGGSTVRLEIESHIPEPVRLKLLQELDLEETDVYEIQGLLGLGDLMSFMALPLPELKDPPWKSVIPPRVQGISVPKLNPDLQESEEGKDFFSVIKEGDLLVHHPYESFSSTVVRFITQAAYDPDVLAIKMTLYRTSGDSPIVNALIAAAENGKQVAVLVELKARFDEENNIYWARRLERVGVHVVYGVTGLKTHSKIVMVVRREGDRIHRYVHIGTGNYNPKTARLYTDLGLFSCREELGADLTDLFNYLTGYSRQKSYRQLLVAPVNMRDRFLALIRREIEHCHNGATGRIVAKMNSLVDPQIIATLYEASQAGVQIDLIIRGICCLCPGLKDISENIRVISIVGRFLEHSRIFYFDNNGQEEIFIGSADWMPRNLDRRVEAITPVADPKIAKDLQEILGILLADNRQAWDLQPDGSYIQRKPTEDSPEASSQNILMQLALDAGITKE comes from the coding sequence ATGCCCAGAACAAAAAAAACCGCGACTGAAATTAATCTTAAAGATCCCCAATACTACTTTAATCGCGAGCTAAGCTGGTTGGAGTTCAATCATCGAGTACTACATGAAGCCTGCGATCCGCGTACGCCGTTGTTAGAGCGACTCAAATTTTTGGCGATTTTTAGTTCCAACTTAGATGAATTTTTCATGGTACGCATCGCCGCTTTAAAAGAGCAAGTTGCCGCGAAAGTGACGCAGTTAACTCCTGATGGTCGAACACCGCAAGAACAACTCGACGCAATTAGTCAACGACTACGCCCCTTAGTAACTCAACAACACCAGCACTTTGAGCAAGTCATTCGCCCCGCACTGGCGCAAGCAGGAATTCACATTCTCGATTATATTGATTTAAATCAAGAACAGCGGAATTACTTACAAGACTACTTCGAGGAACAAATTTTTCCTGTTCTTACCCCGCTAGCGATTGATCCTAGCCATCCATTTCCTTATATTTCCAATCTCAGCCTTAACCTCGCAGTTGTTGTTAAAAATCCAGATACCGAAGCTGAGTTCTTTGCCAGAGTTAAAGTTCCTAAGGCATTACCCCGCTTTTTAGCACTACCCCCAGAATTAGGAGTACAGGCACAAGAACAGCCTGTGCATTGGACTGGAGTTCTTTTAGAACAGGTACTAGCACATAATCTAGAGTCGTTGTTTCCTGGAATGAATATTCAGGAGTATTACCTATTTCGCATCACGCGCGATTCTGATTTGGAACTTGAAGAAGATGAAGCGGATGACTTGCTGCAAGCAATCGAACAAGAATTGCGTAAGCGGCGTGTTGGTGGTTCGACCGTCAGGCTAGAAATTGAATCGCATATTCCAGAACCCGTTAGGTTAAAGCTACTACAAGAGTTAGATTTAGAAGAAACGGATGTTTATGAAATTCAAGGGTTACTAGGTTTAGGCGATCTCATGTCGTTTATGGCATTACCCTTACCTGAACTCAAAGACCCACCTTGGAAATCAGTTATTCCGCCCCGCGTACAAGGAATCAGTGTTCCTAAACTTAATCCAGACCTTCAGGAATCTGAGGAAGGTAAAGATTTTTTTTCGGTAATTAAGGAAGGAGATTTATTAGTCCACCATCCGTATGAATCTTTTTCTTCTACTGTGGTGAGGTTTATTACGCAAGCTGCCTACGATCCAGATGTGTTAGCGATTAAAATGACACTTTATCGCACCTCTGGAGATTCACCAATTGTTAATGCACTCATCGCAGCCGCCGAAAACGGCAAGCAAGTCGCGGTTTTAGTCGAACTCAAAGCGCGTTTCGATGAGGAAAATAATATTTATTGGGCGCGGCGCTTGGAACGTGTAGGGGTTCATGTTGTTTACGGTGTCACAGGCTTAAAAACGCACTCAAAGATCGTCATGGTTGTACGTCGCGAGGGCGATCGCATCCATCGCTATGTTCACATTGGCACAGGTAACTATAACCCTAAAACTGCACGCCTCTACACTGATTTGGGACTGTTTAGCTGTCGTGAAGAACTAGGCGCAGACTTAACCGACTTATTTAACTACTTGACAGGATACTCGCGCCAAAAGTCTTATCGTCAACTGCTAGTTGCACCCGTAAATATGCGCGATCGCTTTCTTGCTTTGATTCGTCGTGAAATCGAACATTGCCACAACGGCGCAACTGGTCGCATCGTCGCTAAGATGAATTCGCTAGTAGACCCGCAAATTATTGCCACGCTTTATGAAGCATCACAAGCAGGAGTGCAAATCGATTTAATCATCCGTGGTATATGCTGCTTGTGCCCTGGACTCAAAGATATTAGTGAAAATATCCGCGTAATCAGTATTGTGGGACGCTTTTTAGAACACTCGCGCATCTTTTACTTTGACAACAATGGTCAAGAAGAAATTTTTATTGGCAGTGCTGACTGGATGCCGCGCAACCTAGATCGCCGCGTTGAAGCAATTACCCCAGTGGCTGATCCAAAAATTGCGAAAGATCTTCAGGAAATCTTAGGAATTTTGCTGGCAGATAACCGTCAAGCTTGGGATTTGCAACCAGATGGCAGCTACATTCAAAGAAAACCAACAGAAGATAGCCCAGAAGCAAGCTCGCAAAATATCTTAATGCAACTGGCACTTGATGCAGGAATAACAAAAGAATAG